The genomic interval CGCTGGCCCGCCTGTGCGAGGAGCTTCCCGCGCTCGGGGCCGCGACCCCGCCCGCCGACCTGCGGCAGCGTGCCCGCGCACTGCTCGACCTGTACCGCGGCCCCTTCTGCGAAGGAATCGACGACGCCTGGACCCTGGTGCCGCGCGAGCGGGCGCGCAGCCTGTTCCCGGGTGCCGTCGCCAGGCTCGGGCAGCAGCTGGAAGGGGCGCGCGAATGGGAGCTGGCACAGGACCTGTACGCGCGCGCGCTGGCGGCGGAGCCCCTGGCCGAAGCGAATTATCGGGGCGCGATGCGCTGCGCCCATGCCTGCGACGGCGCCGCCGCCGCGTTCGGCGTCTACCGGCGCTGCCGGGAAACGCTGTCGATCGTGCTGGGACTGGCGCCGGCGGCGGAGACGGAACAGCTTGCCGTCTCCCCGGGACTGAAGGGGGCGCGCGCCGGCTAGCTTCAGGCCGCGTTCTTCAGGCCCAGCACCTCGAGTGCCTCGATCTGCGGCAGGCGCATGAACAGCGTCTCGGCCTGTGCCATCAAGGCCTGGGCGATCGGGCCGTTCAGGTGGGCCTGGCGCGCGCCTTCCGTTTCGAATGCGTCGAATACGCCGAAGGCGCTGTCCGACATTCGGAGGG from Massilia sp. Se16.2.3 carries:
- a CDS encoding bacterial transcriptional activator domain-containing protein: MWGNADIARSALNVTVHRLRRLLQSDEAVVVSGGRIVLAQTQVWSDLAALARLCEELPALGAATPPADLRQRARALLDLYRGPFCEGIDDAWTLVPRERARSLFPGAVARLGQQLEGAREWELAQDLYARALAAEPLAEANYRGAMRCAHACDGAAAAFGVYRRCRETLSIVLGLAPAAETEQLAVSPGLKGARAG
- a CDS encoding putative quinol monooxygenase, whose protein sequence is MIKHALFARLEARPGKEAEVAAFLRKALEMANAEAGTPVWFALRMSDSAFGVFDAFETEGARQAHLNGPIAQALMAQAETLFMRLPQIEALEVLGLKNAA